A region from the Brachyspira hampsonii genome encodes:
- a CDS encoding alpha-hydroxy-acid oxidizing protein: MTYKEIIENAKDCMGFCKACIICNGKVCKNSMPGPGAKGIGDVAIRNYDKWREIRLNMDTICSNEDVDTSFELFGKKFKYPIFAGPVGAVQLHYGNKYTEEEYNDILVKSCHEAGIAAFTGDGTNPNVMIAATTMIKKQNGVGIPTVKPWNIDVIKEKMKLVADSNAFAVAMDVDAAGLPFLKNLTPKAGSKTIDELKQIKEIAKIPFIVKGIMTVKGAKKAVEAGADAIIVSNHGGRVLDQCPSTAEVLPEIADAVKGKIKILVDGGIRSGADILKALAIGADGVVIARTFVIAAYGGGEEGVKSYAEQLGAELEDAMTMCGVHNLKEITRDIVRL, from the coding sequence ATGACTTATAAAGAAATTATAGAAAATGCCAAAGACTGTATGGGTTTCTGTAAGGCCTGCATTATATGTAATGGTAAGGTATGTAAAAATAGTATGCCCGGACCAGGTGCCAAAGGAATAGGAGATGTAGCCATTAGAAATTATGACAAATGGAGAGAGATAAGACTTAATATGGATACAATATGTTCTAATGAAGATGTTGATACTTCTTTTGAACTATTCGGCAAGAAATTCAAATATCCTATATTTGCCGGTCCTGTAGGTGCAGTTCAGCTTCACTATGGCAATAAATATACAGAAGAAGAATATAATGATATATTAGTAAAATCATGTCATGAGGCTGGTATTGCCGCTTTCACTGGAGACGGAACTAATCCTAATGTAATGATTGCTGCTACTACTATGATAAAAAAACAAAACGGCGTAGGAATACCTACTGTTAAGCCTTGGAATATTGATGTTATAAAAGAAAAAATGAAATTAGTTGCAGACTCAAATGCCTTTGCTGTTGCTATGGATGTTGATGCTGCAGGACTTCCTTTTTTAAAAAATCTTACTCCGAAAGCAGGAAGCAAAACTATTGATGAATTAAAACAAATAAAAGAGATTGCCAAAATACCATTCATAGTAAAAGGAATAATGACTGTCAAAGGAGCTAAAAAAGCAGTTGAGGCTGGAGCTGATGCAATAATAGTATCCAATCATGGAGGACGCGTACTTGATCAATGCCCTTCTACTGCTGAGGTTTTACCAGAAATTGCTGATGCTGTTAAAGGAAAAATAAAAATATTAGTAGACGGCGGAATAAGAAGCGGGGCTGATATATTAAAAGCACTTGCTATAGGGGCTGACGGAGTTGTTATTGCTAGAACTTTTGTAATAGCAGCTTACGGCGGAGGAGAAGAAGGCGTTAAATCTTATGCAGAACAATTAGGTGCTGAACTTGAAGATGCTATGACTATGTGCGGAGTTCATAATTTAAAAGAAATAACAAGAGATATAGTAAGACTTTAA
- a CDS encoding MATE family efflux transporter has product MANHIGTDLTEAKVVPTLLKLLIPILLSNMLNVVYNIVDSIWIGNIIGPLGLSAVAVSFPIMLIMGSFAFGVNMANGVIVSQYYGAKDYDTVSHVIKVSTTLGVIILVTVGALMLIFSRNILVMMKTPENAMDMALIYLRISILGMPFAYTYFFISSILRAVGDTVRPLIFLIVSSIINIILDPILIKGFWIIPAMGLQGAAIATVISQFTSVFISTTYLRIKNSFIKINPFIFTFDLNMTKKILKLGIPISFNQFIVAFGWLVITRLISSFGEAASATVAIVNRVESLFIMPMGALGNAVMTMSAQNIGAKKLERVKEILKSGIIIGIIISSIMSIFSITNPYLLIRMFTKDTQVFEYARSYIYTIMPIFIFYSVMFVCNGVINGAGKTIVIMAFTTSTTLILRTILAYALSPHFELVGIWLSMGICYIINTFFSMYYLKSNKWQKNANITN; this is encoded by the coding sequence ATGGCTAATCATATAGGAACAGATCTCACAGAAGCAAAAGTTGTTCCCACATTATTAAAACTCCTTATTCCGATATTGCTTTCTAATATGCTCAATGTTGTATATAATATAGTAGATAGTATTTGGATAGGTAATATTATAGGACCGCTTGGACTTTCTGCTGTTGCGGTAAGTTTTCCAATAATGCTTATCATGGGTTCTTTTGCTTTTGGTGTAAATATGGCGAACGGAGTTATAGTATCGCAATATTATGGAGCTAAAGATTATGATACTGTAAGCCATGTTATAAAAGTATCTACCACTTTGGGAGTTATAATACTTGTTACTGTCGGAGCTTTAATGCTGATATTTTCAAGAAATATATTGGTAATGATGAAAACTCCTGAAAATGCTATGGATATGGCTTTAATATATTTAAGAATATCTATTTTGGGTATGCCTTTTGCTTATACTTACTTTTTTATTTCTTCTATATTAAGAGCCGTAGGAGATACTGTAAGACCATTAATATTTTTGATTGTATCATCTATAATTAACATAATATTAGATCCTATACTGATAAAAGGTTTTTGGATAATACCGGCAATGGGTCTTCAAGGTGCGGCAATTGCCACTGTTATATCTCAGTTTACTTCTGTATTTATAAGTACAACTTATTTAAGAATAAAAAACAGCTTTATAAAAATTAATCCTTTTATATTTACATTCGATTTGAATATGACTAAAAAAATACTGAAATTAGGAATACCTATTTCATTCAATCAATTTATAGTAGCATTCGGCTGGCTTGTTATAACTAGGCTTATAAGCAGTTTTGGGGAAGCTGCAAGTGCAACAGTTGCTATAGTAAATAGGGTAGAATCTCTTTTTATAATGCCTATGGGAGCTTTGGGAAATGCTGTTATGACAATGTCTGCACAGAATATCGGAGCTAAAAAATTAGAGAGAGTAAAAGAAATTCTAAAAAGCGGAATCATTATAGGAATTATAATTTCTTCTATTATGAGTATATTCTCAATAACTAATCCATACTTACTTATAAGAATGTTTACAAAAGATACTCAAGTTTTTGAATATGCAAGAAGCTATATTTATACTATAATGCCTATATTTATTTTTTATTCTGTGATGTTTGTATGTAATGGTGTTATAAACGGAGCAGGAAAAACTATAGTAATAATGGCTTTCACCACTTCAACAACATTAATTTTAAGGACAATTTTAGCTTATGCTTTATCGCCTCATTTTGAACTTGTGGGTATATGGCTTTCTATGGGTATATGTTATATAATTAATACTTTCTTTAGTATGTATTATTTAAAATCTAACAAATGGCAGAAAAATGCAAATATTACAAACTAG
- a CDS encoding tetratricopeptide repeat protein, with the protein MNNSNNSIEELLNKAKESFENKDYEKSIEYIDKVIFYNGDSCDLYHNRGLCKFYLSQFEEAINDFNKVVELDKNYTASFVYNYIGLCRYNLNEFDEALKCYEKAIAINPNLITAYHNIALIKHSIGLDDEALYYLNKALEIEPNNIETYLKIYFIKSDLGLHSEANEYLNKIIEMYPDDIYIYDRIGNIKIDSGYMEEALEYLKKALEINPNFIDAYYDIAFALHKLDLNDEALEYLEKALIIYPNSADTYFKIFLIKRALGDYGGALFYLEKILEINSNDIGIYNEIALIKIELELYDEALSYLNKALEINTNNAEIYNSIGLVYHYKRNYEEAIKNFNKALELNTSMDMAYYNIGLAYYEMHDYDKSIEYYNKALEINPQYSAAYINLGLIEHNCGNYQEAIDYYKRALEINPHYSLAYYNIALAEISLEDYDKALEDFNRALELGYDEADIYTNIGLIYSREAIYDKAIEYYNKVLEIEPNKLSTYYNIAFCLSNMNRYEEALQIYDKIIKEYPDNFDVYYERGYTKYRALKYEEAIKDFDILINKNPNHFNAYYCRGCSKKYLKNYAEAISDLDKAIEYNPNNPNYYSEKASCYDYLHQYRESIENYNKAIELNNNDWFLYILRSKVKFLLSKESNLENKTDEKKSFFGKIISKINQSQKCYSDLEKSALDDLEKSYELALEDEFNLMVFKDIIKEEFTDIDLAAEFCKDKNISL; encoded by the coding sequence ATGAATAATAGTAATAATAGTATTGAAGAATTATTAAATAAAGCTAAGGAATCATTTGAAAATAAAGACTATGAAAAATCTATTGAATATATTGATAAAGTTATATTTTATAATGGTGATTCTTGTGATCTTTATCATAACAGAGGATTATGTAAGTTTTATTTATCTCAATTTGAAGAAGCTATAAATGATTTTAATAAAGTTGTAGAATTAGATAAAAATTATACAGCAAGTTTTGTATATAACTATATTGGTTTATGTAGATACAATCTAAATGAATTTGATGAAGCTTTAAAATGCTATGAGAAGGCTATAGCGATAAATCCTAATCTCATTACCGCCTACCATAACATTGCTTTGATAAAACATTCTATAGGTTTAGATGATGAGGCTTTATACTATTTAAATAAGGCCTTAGAAATAGAGCCTAATAATATTGAAACATATTTAAAAATTTATTTTATAAAATCTGATTTAGGATTACATAGTGAAGCCAATGAATATTTAAATAAAATTATAGAAATGTATCCTGATGACATTTATATTTATGACAGAATAGGAAATATAAAAATTGATTCAGGATATATGGAGGAAGCTTTAGAATATTTAAAAAAAGCATTAGAAATAAATCCTAACTTTATTGATGCATATTATGATATTGCTTTTGCTTTGCATAAATTAGATTTAAATGATGAGGCTTTGGAATATTTAGAAAAAGCACTTATCATTTATCCTAATAGTGCAGATACTTATTTTAAAATATTTTTAATTAAAAGAGCTTTAGGTGATTATGGCGGAGCTTTATTTTATTTAGAAAAAATACTTGAAATAAATAGTAATGATATTGGTATTTACAATGAAATTGCTTTGATAAAAATAGAATTAGAATTATATGATGAGGCTTTATCTTATTTAAATAAGGCTTTAGAAATAAATACTAATAATGCCGAAATATATAATAGTATTGGATTAGTATATCATTATAAAAGAAATTATGAAGAAGCTATTAAAAATTTCAATAAAGCATTAGAGTTAAATACTTCTATGGACATGGCATATTATAATATTGGTTTAGCCTATTATGAAATGCATGATTATGATAAATCTATTGAATATTATAATAAGGCATTGGAGATAAATCCTCAATATTCAGCTGCTTATATCAATTTAGGACTTATCGAGCATAATTGCGGAAATTATCAAGAAGCTATTGACTATTATAAAAGAGCATTAGAAATAAATCCTCATTATAGCTTAGCTTATTATAATATTGCTCTTGCTGAGATAAGTTTAGAAGATTATGATAAGGCTTTGGAAGATTTTAATCGGGCATTGGAATTGGGCTATGATGAAGCAGATATTTATACTAATATTGGACTTATATATTCAAGAGAAGCTATATATGATAAGGCTATAGAGTATTATAACAAAGTATTAGAAATAGAGCCTAATAAACTTAGTACCTATTATAATATTGCTTTTTGTTTATCTAATATGAACAGATATGAAGAGGCTTTACAAATATACGATAAAATAATAAAAGAGTATCCTGATAATTTTGATGTTTATTATGAAAGAGGATATACTAAATATAGAGCATTAAAGTACGAAGAAGCTATAAAAGATTTTGATATACTGATAAATAAAAATCCTAATCATTTTAATGCTTATTATTGCAGGGGATGTTCTAAAAAGTATTTAAAAAATTATGCTGAAGCTATTTCAGATTTAGACAAAGCTATAGAATATAATCCAAATAATCCAAATTATTACAGTGAAAAAGCTTCTTGCTATGATTATTTACATCAATATAGAGAAAGTATCGAAAATTATAATAAAGCTATTGAGTTAAATAATAATGATTGGTTTTTGTATATTTTAAGGTCTAAAGTAAAATTTCTTTTATCAAAAGAGAGTAATTTAGAAAATAAAACAGATGAGAAGAAATCATTTTTTGGTAAAATTATATCAAAAATTAATCAATCACAAAAATGTTATAGTGATTTAGAGAAGTCAGCATTAGATGATTTGGAGAAATCTTATGAGTTAGCTTTAGAAGATGAATTTAATCTTATGGTATTCAAAGATATTATAAAAGAGGAATTTACAGATATAGATTTAGCAGCTGAATTTTGTAAAGATAAAAATATTTCTTTATAA
- a CDS encoding leucine-rich repeat domain-containing protein: protein MIKNILLILTLLLVSCSPEIVSPNSNNDKVPTEEELITKYAIDISLNDAEISQKIEENLKAYYKEMGSYRLIFTGVPKDYTKSTVESLSILTVKAAVNVGTAKNIDLDIRNIDFQNETINTGMFSGETIDDTINFNFIFPEDKIKTIASMSFDNLYNIREIILPDSITSIENDAFNNCQNIEKLTLGNGLKTIGDMAFLYNNALKEVVIPNSVTSIGMGAFSGAPIEILKLSSSLESIGDAAFDTISITELTIPASVKSIGMQAFAFSQKLTTLTYLGAKPNILSVGSDIFKGCDKLTTLIVPNADNPDDASWKTFLGASFTTVKKQ from the coding sequence ATGATTAAAAATATTTTATTGATATTGACATTATTACTTGTATCTTGTTCACCAGAAATTGTATCACCTAATAGTAATAATGATAAGGTCCCCACAGAAGAAGAATTAATAACAAAATATGCTATAGATATAAGTCTGAACGATGCTGAAATAAGCCAAAAGATAGAAGAGAATCTAAAAGCTTATTATAAAGAGATGGGTTCATATAGATTGATATTTACAGGTGTTCCTAAAGATTATACTAAAAGCACAGTAGAATCACTTTCTATTTTAACTGTTAAAGCAGCTGTTAATGTAGGTACTGCTAAAAATATAGATCTGGATATACGAAATATTGATTTCCAAAATGAAACTATAAATACTGGTATGTTTTCTGGAGAAACTATTGATGATACTATAAATTTTAATTTTATATTTCCAGAAGATAAGATAAAAACAATAGCAAGCATGTCTTTTGATAATTTGTACAATATAAGAGAAATAATATTACCAGATTCTATAACTTCAATAGAAAATGATGCATTTAATAATTGCCAAAATATAGAGAAATTAACATTAGGTAATGGTCTTAAAACTATAGGAGATATGGCATTTTTATATAATAATGCATTGAAAGAGGTGGTAATACCAAACTCAGTAACATCAATAGGAATGGGAGCATTCAGCGGAGCACCAATAGAAATATTAAAATTATCTTCTTCATTGGAATCAATAGGAGACGCTGCTTTTGACACTATTAGTATTACAGAACTTACAATACCAGCTTCAGTAAAGTCAATAGGAATGCAAGCATTTGCATTTTCTCAGAAATTAACTACACTTACTTATTTGGGAGCAAAACCTAATATATTATCTGTTGGAAGCGATATATTTAAAGGTTGTGATAAACTCACTACTTTAATAGTACCTAATGCTGATAATCCTGATGATGCTTCTTGGAAAACTTTTTTAGGTGCTAGTTTTACAACTGTAAAAAAGCAGTAA
- a CDS encoding sodium:solute symporter family protein, whose translation MGGTIVIIIVVVYLAAMLLIGVYSSKKISSSNDFALAGRNLGPVLLAGTLAATNIGGGTSLGLAEQAYGKWGLSAVWYVITASIAYLVLAFLAQRFRNAMVTTVSEYFYKRYGKANALVTSIIMGLPMIGITAAQIIASASILTVMTGWNYKLSVVIVTIVVTAYSSMGGLWGVAFTDLIQGSLVFIGSLVAIPFALHYAGGFEHVAANLTSAQKSFTAGMGWPTIISLTIMYIASYSVGPEISQRFFSARDSKSLMIGSLVGGLVCILYSLFPAFLGLIASSVVKDGLITSELLTSEGTRYILPVLAIHTMPPVIVGLLFSALISATMSSADSDMLAVSVIATNDIYKKYINKNATDKQLLFLGRACMIAVGLISMFIAFKASNLITILMFSFSLRAAGVFIPYLFGNYTNKKLSAAASMGSLIAGSVVTIFFQYNKNINLFGVDPIIPGIVASLIVFLVLSAIIQPKPDASNTK comes from the coding sequence ATGGGAGGAACTATAGTAATAATTATAGTAGTTGTATATTTGGCAGCTATGCTTCTTATAGGTGTGTACTCTAGTAAGAAAATCAGCAGTAGTAATGATTTTGCATTGGCTGGAAGAAATTTAGGACCTGTACTTTTGGCTGGAACTTTAGCTGCTACAAATATTGGAGGCGGTACTTCCTTAGGTTTGGCAGAACAGGCTTATGGTAAATGGGGGCTTTCTGCTGTTTGGTATGTAATAACAGCTTCTATTGCATATTTAGTTCTTGCTTTTTTGGCTCAGAGATTTAGAAATGCAATGGTTACTACTGTATCAGAATATTTTTATAAAAGATACGGAAAGGCTAATGCTTTGGTAACTTCTATAATAATGGGACTTCCTATGATAGGTATAACAGCCGCTCAGATAATAGCTTCAGCAAGTATTTTGACTGTTATGACAGGCTGGAATTATAAATTATCAGTAGTAATAGTTACAATAGTAGTTACTGCGTATTCATCTATGGGAGGACTTTGGGGTGTTGCTTTTACTGATTTAATTCAAGGCTCATTAGTATTTATAGGAAGTTTAGTTGCCATACCTTTTGCTTTACATTATGCAGGCGGTTTTGAACATGTGGCAGCAAATTTAACATCCGCTCAAAAATCTTTTACAGCAGGTATGGGCTGGCCTACTATAATATCTTTAACTATAATGTATATTGCATCATATTCAGTTGGTCCTGAAATAAGTCAGAGATTTTTTTCTGCTAGGGACTCTAAATCTTTAATGATAGGTTCTTTAGTCGGCGGATTAGTATGTATATTATATTCTTTATTTCCTGCTTTTTTAGGTTTGATTGCTTCAAGCGTGGTTAAAGACGGACTTATTACTTCTGAACTTCTTACTTCTGAAGGTACAAGATATATTTTGCCTGTTTTAGCCATTCACACTATGCCTCCTGTTATAGTGGGATTATTGTTTTCTGCCTTAATATCTGCTACTATGTCATCTGCTGACTCCGATATGCTTGCAGTGTCAGTAATTGCCACAAATGATATATATAAAAAATACATTAATAAAAATGCCACTGATAAACAATTACTTTTTTTAGGAAGAGCATGTATGATTGCAGTTGGGCTTATATCTATGTTTATAGCTTTTAAGGCTTCAAACTTAATAACAATACTTATGTTCTCATTTAGTTTGAGAGCTGCCGGAGTATTTATTCCGTATTTATTTGGGAACTATACAAATAAAAAACTTTCTGCGGCTGCTAGTATGGGATCATTGATAGCCGGAAGTGTTGTTACAATATTTTTCCAATACAATAAAAATATCAATTTATTTGGAGTTGACCCTATAATACCTGGTATTGTTGCAAGCTTAATAGTATTTTTAGTTCTCTCTGCTATAATACAGCCTAAACCTGATGCTTCAAATACAAAATAA
- a CDS encoding SGNH/GDSL hydrolase family protein, whose amino-acid sequence MIKNTLKIICFIAVFIILLWTSSRVLRFKNENGIYQGDSFYEQKTNSIDLLILGSSHVHYNINPAALYNEYGIAAYNFTSGSQPIWSTYHYLIEALKYQKPKLIALESYIIAASRTNVVDYQIVAATYALRWSQNRINSLKITAADRFDEFINPMYRYHNRYKDLKDEDFIPYANNYNHYKYFKGYSFHNKTFPVKEPNIRNIKDTLPLLEEQETYYRKILELAKTNNIPIVVIASPFPMTDDEARHFNRVGEIAKEYDVPFMNFNHYYDDYDLDFWTDYNDAGHLNYKGVEKYTSFLGKYLKDNFDFPDRRGDSNYNTWEKNALYEYNRVYDMNLRDIDNIHNYITKITNLNDYTIVINMLGKYNTNDNVIKGLYSNFNITNEMYTNNVSYVIDKNKLVFSSMGETNYLYHKELNKYNDLVVDSGNRIMISRSNLRKTTNGVNIIVYDNITSEVVDFFGLDYTNNKLTETIERDY is encoded by the coding sequence ATGATAAAAAACACATTAAAAATTATTTGCTTTATAGCGGTATTTATTATATTACTCTGGACTTCCAGCAGAGTATTAAGATTTAAAAATGAGAATGGTATATATCAGGGCGACAGTTTTTATGAACAGAAAACTAACAGCATAGATTTACTTATTCTTGGAAGCAGTCATGTACACTATAATATTAATCCGGCTGCTTTATATAATGAGTATGGAATTGCCGCTTATAATTTTACATCTGGAAGCCAGCCTATATGGAGTACATATCATTATTTAATAGAAGCTTTAAAATATCAAAAACCTAAATTAATAGCATTAGAGTCCTATATTATAGCAGCAAGCAGAACTAATGTCGTAGATTATCAAATAGTAGCAGCTACTTATGCATTAAGATGGTCTCAAAATAGAATAAACTCTTTAAAAATTACTGCTGCAGATAGATTTGATGAGTTTATTAACCCAATGTATAGATACCATAACAGATATAAAGATTTAAAAGATGAAGACTTTATTCCTTATGCTAATAATTATAATCATTATAAATATTTCAAAGGCTATTCTTTTCATAATAAAACATTTCCTGTTAAAGAGCCTAATATAAGAAATATAAAAGATACTCTGCCTTTACTTGAAGAGCAGGAAACCTATTACAGAAAAATATTAGAGCTTGCCAAAACTAATAATATACCTATAGTAGTTATAGCCTCTCCTTTCCCTATGACTGATGATGAGGCTAGACATTTTAATAGGGTAGGTGAGATTGCAAAAGAATATGATGTTCCTTTTATGAATTTTAATCATTATTATGATGATTATGATTTGGATTTTTGGACTGATTATAATGATGCTGGGCATTTAAACTATAAGGGAGTAGAAAAATATACTTCATTTTTAGGAAAATATTTAAAAGATAATTTTGATTTTCCTGACAGAAGAGGAGACAGCAATTATAATACTTGGGAGAAAAATGCTTTATACGAATACAATAGAGTTTATGATATGAATCTTAGAGATATAGATAATATTCATAACTATATAACAAAAATAACTAATCTTAATGATTATACTATAGTAATAAATATGTTGGGCAAGTACAATACTAATGATAATGTTATAAAAGGGCTTTATTCTAATTTTAATATTACTAATGAAATGTATACTAATAATGTTTCTTATGTTATAGATAAAAATAAATTAGTATTTTCTTCAATGGGCGAAACTAATTATCTTTATCATAAAGAGCTTAATAAATACAATGATTTAGTAGTTGACAGCGGAAACAGAATAATGATAAGCAGGAGCAATTTAAGAAAAACTACCAATGGTGTTAATATAATAGTATATGATAATATAACCTCTGAAGTAGTTGATTTCTTTGGTTTGGATTACACTAATAATAAATTGACTGAGACAATAGAAAGAGATTATTAA
- a CDS encoding leucine-rich repeat domain-containing protein — protein sequence MIKKIIITIFSLILLTSCSDFNSPIEILDKEVMKYGIDVGLEDSVISSQIRDRLQEYYKDNGYYKLIFIGVPKLEYSQKNSVSCLVIDEAEKIGISDIIMDIRNIEFQNATINSSMFMGKPSQNIILNFIFPENTVKTIESFAFNGLNNNLKEVKIPDSVITINDNAFALNYSLEKLTLGNNIQTIEKNAFHYSTALTELTIPASVKVIKSGAFSGSSGSQLTTVTYLGTSPNNITFDGKIFSSTQLKTLKIPNASNPDDPAWKTFLGGTFTDIRRQ from the coding sequence ATGATTAAAAAAATTATAATAACAATATTTTCATTAATATTATTAACTTCATGTTCTGATTTTAATTCTCCTATAGAAATTCTTGATAAAGAGGTAATGAAATACGGTATTGATGTAGGGCTTGAGGATTCTGTTATAAGCAGTCAGATAAGAGATAGACTTCAGGAATATTATAAAGATAATGGTTATTATAAACTCATATTTATAGGTGTGCCTAAGCTAGAATATTCGCAGAAAAATTCTGTATCATGTTTGGTAATAGATGAGGCAGAGAAAATCGGTATCTCTGATATAATTATGGATATAAGAAATATTGAGTTTCAAAATGCTACTATAAATAGTTCTATGTTTATGGGAAAGCCTTCTCAAAATATAATTCTTAATTTTATATTTCCAGAAAATACTGTAAAAACTATAGAAAGTTTTGCTTTTAATGGACTTAATAATAATTTAAAAGAAGTAAAAATACCTGATTCTGTTATCACTATAAATGATAATGCATTTGCCTTAAACTATTCATTAGAAAAATTAACATTGGGAAATAATATTCAAACTATAGAAAAAAATGCATTTCATTATTCTACTGCATTAACTGAATTAACAATACCTGCTTCTGTTAAGGTTATAAAAAGCGGAGCATTTTCAGGCTCAAGCGGATCTCAATTAACTACTGTTACATATTTAGGAACATCTCCCAATAATATAACTTTTGATGGTAAAATTTTTTCAAGCACTCAGCTAAAAACTCTAAAAATACCTAATGCCTCAAATCCTGATGATCCAGCTTGGAAAACTTTTTTAGGCGGAACTTTTACTGATATAAGAAGACAGTAA
- a CDS encoding tetratricopeptide repeat protein: MSAMTNFLFMQHVKEAKNKLENFKIELNKCVDEFNYFLNNIDAENYSDFDDFNERAKTFNEELNKIISDKIYLIGSFTNIVDNKKKVDIDSLNILTDYHDYNSKGIYKSANGQYLEAIKYYDEAIKLNPNMADAYYNKGIAKTKLGFLKEAIEEYNKAIELRADYTDAYYNRGLLKSDLGLLEEAIKDFDKALSIDPNLFDAYHNKGVLENELGLFKEAIKDFNKAIKIADDDAVIYNNRGNSKYNLELYEESIKDYDKAIKLNPNYAFAYNNRGNAKDNLGLYEEAIKDFDKAIKLNPDYADAYNNRGYSKENLGLYEEALKDYKKALKLDPNNEYAKENIKYLKEEYGLK; encoded by the coding sequence ATGTCAGCAATGACTAATTTTTTATTTATGCAACATGTAAAAGAAGCTAAAAACAAATTAGAAAATTTCAAAATAGAATTAAATAAGTGTGTAGATGAATTTAATTATTTTTTAAATAATATTGATGCAGAAAACTATTCCGATTTTGATGATTTTAACGAAAGAGCAAAAACTTTTAATGAAGAATTAAATAAAATAATTTCAGATAAAATATATCTTATAGGCAGTTTCACAAATATAGTTGACAATAAGAAAAAAGTTGATATTGATAGTTTAAACATTCTTACTGATTATCATGATTATAATTCTAAAGGTATTTATAAAAGTGCTAATGGACAATATTTAGAAGCTATAAAATATTATGATGAAGCCATAAAGTTAAACCCTAATATGGCAGATGCTTATTATAATAAAGGTATTGCCAAAACTAAACTTGGATTTTTAAAAGAAGCTATAGAAGAATATAATAAGGCTATAGAATTAAGAGCTGATTATACAGATGCTTATTATAACAGAGGACTTCTTAAAAGCGATTTAGGACTTTTAGAAGAAGCTATAAAAGATTTTGACAAAGCTTTATCAATAGATCCTAATTTGTTTGATGCTTATCATAATAAAGGAGTATTAGAAAATGAGCTTGGACTTTTTAAAGAAGCAATAAAAGATTTTAACAAAGCTATAAAAATAGCAGATGATGATGCGGTTATTTACAACAACAGAGGTAATTCAAAATATAATTTAGAGCTTTATGAAGAATCTATTAAAGATTATGATAAAGCTATAAAATTAAATCCTAATTATGCTTTTGCCTATAATAATAGGGGAAACGCCAAAGATAATTTAGGTCTTTATGAAGAGGCTATAAAAGATTTCGACAAGGCTATAAAATTAAATCCTGATTATGCTGATGCTTATAATAATAGAGGCTATTCTAAAGAAAATTTAGGTCTTTATGAAGAGGCTTTAAAAGATTATAAAAAGGCTTTAAAATTAGATCCTAATAATGAATATGCTAAAGAAAATATAAAATATCTTAAAGAAGAATATGGTTTGAAATGA